The region TCCAAAGTTTCGCGGTTATAACGCTTACCTTTACATGAATCACAAGGTACATACACATCAGGTAAGAAATGCATTTCAACTTTGATTAAGCCATCACCCTGACAGGCCTCACAGCGACCGCCTTTAACGTTAAAAGAGAAGCGACCCGGTAAATAACCACGGCTGCGAGACTCTTGGGTTGCGGCAAATAGTTCACGAATAGGGGTAAATATGCCCGTGTAAGTTGCGGGGTTTGAGCGTGGTGTTCTTCCGATCGGGCTTTGATCAATATCAACGACTTTATCGCACAGCTCCATACCAGTAATACTTTTATGGGCTGCAGGTTCATCAATAGTGGCGCCGTTAAGCATTCTGTGGGCGATCTTATAAAAAGTATCGTTAATTAAGGTCGATTTACCTGAACCTGATACCCCTGTGACACAGGTAAACAAACCAATCGGAATAGTTAAGTCGACATCTTTTAAGTTATTACCGCTTGCACCGCATAGCTCAATAACTTTTTTCGGGTCAATCGGGGTGCGTTTATCACTAATGTGAATTTGCTTTTTACCGGAAATATATTGCCCGGTAATGGACTCTTCACAATCTAAAATTGATTGCAGATCACCTGAACAAATGATTTCACCACCATGAACGCCAGCGCCGGGGCCGATATCAATCACATGATCAGCCATGCGAATCGCGTCTTCATCATGCTCAACCACAATAACGGTATTACCTAAATCGCGAAGGTGAATGAGGGTTTGTAATAAGCGTTCGTTATCGCGCTGATGTAAACCAATGGATGGCTCATCAAGCACGTACATTACACCCACAAGGCCGGCGCCAATTTGGCTGGCTAAACGAATTCGCTGGGCTTCACCGCCTGACAAGGTGTCAGCTGAGCGATCTAAACTTAGATAATTCAAACCAACATTGACTAAGAAACCTAATCTATCGCCGACTTCTTTGAGAATTTTCTCAGCTATCTGTGCTTTTTGACCTTCGAAGGTGATCTCTTTGAAATAGTCCATCGCTTCACCGATAGACCAATGGGTCAATTGCGGCAGATTCAATTCGCCGATAAAGACATTACGAGCTTCTTCACGTAAACGCGAACCACCACAGCTTTTACAAGATTGGGTGTTAATGAATTTTGAAAGTTCATCACGAACCGAGTTACTTTCTGTTTCGCGGTAGCGGCGATCCATATTGTTGAGGATGCCTTCAAAAGGGTGATTACGAATAACCACATCACCACGGTCGTTAATGTATTTAAACGCAATGCTTTGTTTACCCGAGCCAGTGAGGACAATCTTTTTCACTTTATCGGTTAGTTGCTCAAAGGGCGTTTCAACATTAAATTTATAATGTTCAGCTAATGAAGTGAGCATTTGGAAGTAATAAAAATTACGTTTATCCCAACCTCTAATCGCCCCGCCAGCCAGTGATAACTCACCATTGGTGATAACACGTTCAGCATCAAAGTACTGTTGTACCCCAAGACCATCACAAGTTTGACAAGCGCCAGCTGGGTTATTGAATGAGAAAATTCGTGGTTCAAGTTCTGCCATTGAATAGCCACAATATGGACAAGCAAAGTTAGCTGAGAACATCAGCTCGTCAGCTTCACCAGCCATGTCGGCAATAATGGCGATACCGCCAGATAATTCTAAGGTGGTTTCAAATGATTCTGCCAAGCGCTGCTTTAAATCATCGCGGACTTTAAAGCGATCGACGACCACTTCAATGGTGTGCTTAACATGTAGCTCAAGGGTTGGTGGGTCGGATAAGTCACACACTTCACCATCAATTCTGGCGCGCACATAACCTTGTGCTGCTAGGCTTTCGAGTAACTTAACATGCTCACCTTTACGGGCTTTAATCACTGGCGCCAATAGCATTTGGCGGCTGCCTTCAGGCAAGGCTAAAACTTTATCTACCATCTGGCTGACTGTTTGCGCCGTTAATGCCTGACCATGAGTAGGACAGCGAGGTTCCCCCACGCGCGCAAACAATAATCTCAGGTAATCATAAATTTCAGTGATGGTACCCACGGTTGAACGTGGATTGTGGGATGTGGATTTTTGTTCAATTGAAATTGCTGGGCTCAAGCCTTCGATATGATCGACATCAGGCTTTTCCATTAAACTTAAAAATTGGCGCGCATAAGCCGACAGTGATTCTACATAGCGACGTTGGCCTTCAGCGTATAAAGTATCGAACGCTAAAGATGATTTTCCCGAACCCGATAAGCCGGTAATGACAATAAGCTTGTCACGTGGAATCGTTAAGTCGAAATTTTTAAGATTGTGGGTTCTTGCACCGCGAATTTCAATGGTATCCATTTATCACTCTAAAGGTTGTGTTGCCACGCATAGATAATGTGGGCTAATGTAAATTAGGTTAGTAAACAGTCGCTATTTTATATTTGATAAAAATAACTTATACAGTGTTTTATACAGTAACCTGTAGGCTGTTGTATAGTGTTTCGTGATCTGTTCTCTGTGATATGAGCAGATGTCAAAAAGAATAAAATATTCTGCGATATGACACTCATTATAACCTGTTTGTTTAATCTCATTAACAAATACGATAAACAGTTGTGTATTGGTTCATTATTCCTTTTGAGCTAAATTAGGACGCTGTGATAATATGCGCAACTCGAATTTTTAAATAGATACACAATTAAGGGCAACTGAATGGCCAACAATGGACTATCCGGCATTGAGAAGAAAGTCGCTTTTTCGTTAGCCAGCGTGTTTGGTTTACGAATGATGGGCTTATTTATGATCATGCCCGTCTTCGCACTTTATGGCCAACATTTAGAAGGCTTCTCACCTTTATGGGTGGGGATTGCTATTGGCGCTTACGGACTAACTCAAGCTGTTTTACAAATCCCAATGGGAATGTTGTCAGATAAATACGGCCGTAAGCCCATTATTTTGGCTGGTTTGGTGGTCTTTGCTATTGGTAGCATTGTTGCTGCCATGTCGGATCATATTTATGGGGTGGTGTTGGGCCGAGCAATACAAGGGATGGGAGCGATTGCTGCTGCCGTGTTAGCGCTTGCCGCCGATTTAACTCGTGATGAACAGCGAACTAAGGTCATGGCTATTATTGGCATGTGTATTGGTTTTTCGTTTGCGTTGTCATTACTAGCAGGGCCAATTGTCGCTCAATATGCAGGTTTAGAAGGTTTGTTCTTCTTAACGGCTATTTTAGCCGTACTAGGCATGATTATCGTCCAGGTGTTGGTGCCGAATCCGGTGTCACAAGCACCTAAAGGCGATACGGTTGCAACGCCGACTAAGTTAAAGCGGATGTTAATGGATCCGCAACTGTTCAGGCTGGATGCGGGGATTTTTATCCTTCACTTAGTGCTTACAGCAGTGTTTGTGGCGTTGCCATTAGATTTAGTTGATGCAGGCTTAGTGAAAGAAAAGCATTGGATGTTGTATTTCCCTGCCTTTATTGGGGCGTTTTTCTTAATGGTACCGTTAATTATCATTGGTGTTAAACGTAACAACACTAAAACCATGTTCCAAATATCGTTAATGATCATGATGGTCGCATTAGCGGCAATGGGTATGTACGCAGATAACTTATGGGTATTGACTGCTGCTGTGGTGTTGTTTTTCACAGGCTTTAATTACCTTGAAGCTTCATTGCCAAGTCTTATTGCGAAGTTTTGTCCAGTGGGTGATAAAGGTTCAGCAATGGGCGTTTATTCAACCAGTCAATTCTTAGGTGCCTTTTGTGGCGGTATGTTGGGTGGCGGTGCTTACCAACTTGTTGGTGCTGCAGGGGTATTTTATGTGGCATTGGGATTAATGTTTATTTGGTTATTATTGACCATTGGCATGGAAAAACCAGTGCTATTAAAAAGCTATACCCTTGAAGCAAAAGCTAAAGATAGAGCCCATGCTAAAGACATGGCAACTCAGCTGTCACTGCTAGCCGGAGTAGCTGAAGCGATAGTGGTGATAGAAGAGAAAGCAGCATATTTGAAAGTTGATGATCAATTCGATTTGAGTGAAGCGCGAGCTGTGTTAGGCTCTGTCAATTAGATCATTTTGATCGCTTAGTTTTGTAATTTAGATTATATAATAGATAAAATCGCAGGAGATTTTCGATGGCCAGTCGTGGTGTAAATAAAGTAATTTTGGTTGGTAATTTAGGTAAAGATCCTGAAGTTCGTTACATGCCAAACGGTAATGCCGTAGCCAACTTTACTGTAGCTACAAGTGAGACTTGGAAAGACCAACAGGGTCAACAACAAGAGCGCACAGAATGGCACAATATCGTTATGTACCGTCGTTTAGCTGAAGTAGCTGGTGAATACCTGAAAAAAGGTTCTAAAGTTTACTTAGAAGGCAAATTGCAAACCAGTAAATGGCAAGACCAAACAACTGGCCAAGATCGCTATAAAACAGAAATTAATGCGATGGAAATGCAAATGCTTGATAGCCGCGGTCAAGGTGGTGGTCAACAAGGTGGCATGAACCAAGGCTACGGTAACGCTCCTCAACAGAGTGCTCCACAGCAAAATGCGCCTCAGCAAGCTCAAGGTGGTTACGGTCAGCAGCAACAAGCTCAAGGTGGTTTTCAACAACCAGCTCAAGCACAAAAGCCTGCTTACACGCCTAAGCCACAAGCGCCAGCAGCTCAACCTGCTCAGCAACAAGGTGGTTTTCAACAAGCACCTGCACAGCAACCAGCTCAAGGTGGTTATCAGCAAGCGGCACCTGCGCAGCAGCAAGGCGGTTTCCAACAACCCGCTCCTGCACAGCGTCCAGCGCCAACACCTCAAGCACAAAACACTACCCCTGATTTAGGCGGTGATTGGGATGATGATATCCCGTTCTAGGAAACGCTTGAGTAAGATGTTTTTATAGAAATGATTAAGGGCCTGTTTATACAGACCCTTTTTTTATGGGTGAAAAATTGTTAACTCATTGGTGAGGGTTTGTAATCTGCGAGTGTTGTGGACGGTAACTGAACTTATTGATTTCAGCATATTCATTAGGTTTCAGGATTTTGAGTAGTATGAAACGCTTAAAAGGTGTTTGCCTCGTGGAGTTAGTATAAAATAAGCTGATAATCTAAGAGGCTCCAGTGGTCAGCATAGAGTCTGTATTTTTTAAAGGTAAGTAAGGCCTTAATTGATGAAAAAAATTCTTTATATCCGTCATGACAAAATTGGTGATTTTACGACTAAATGGCCAGCGTTAAGTATGCTAAAACAAGCATTACCTGATGCGACTATTGACGTTTTTGTTGCTCCGGTGGTGAAGAGTTTTGCCCTTGCTTGCCCACATGTTGATAATGTGATTATTGATACCGGTGATGATGATGCTATTGCTGCCGAAATAAAGGCTCAAAACTATGATGCCGCGATTGTTTCGCTGTCTCAATATCGAGTGTATAAACTACTAAAAAATGCCAATATTCCCTATAAGTTAGTGCCAACATTGAATTGGTATCAGTACTTGTATAAACACCGCACCAATGCACAATACCAAAAAGGTATTTCGGTCTGGAAAAGTGGATGTAATGTTATTGAACATTTTCTTAAACATCACGGCTACGATATCCCTAAAGTGCAGCGACCTTTTTGGAATGTTATTGATAAAAAACAGCTGTGGCAGCAATACTATAATCAGCAAGGTCAGGAAAAATTAATTTTTGCTCACCCTGGAACTGGCGGCTCATCGGGTGGTCTACCCATTGGGAAATTTTCACAAATGTTGGCTGATATTGTCACTAAAACAGCGCATGATTGTCGGGTGGTTATTACTTACAGTGGTGACGAAAAAATTATTGCCCAAGAAATGCATACTTTGTTAGTTGATAAAGGCATTAATGTTGATATGGCCAAGCCGTTATCAAGTTTGAGTGAATTCGCAGAGTCATTGGTGGCTGCAGATATGTTTATAGCGGGTTCTACAGGGCCACTTCACCTTGCTGGCTTACATAATGTGCCAACTGTGGGCTTTTACGCAGGCAGACGCTCTGCACCCCATATACGTTGGCAGTCACTATCAGCAGATGATCGCCGTTTGGCATATACACCACCAGTGGGTAAACGTACTGGGCGTAATATGTCATTAATTGATTTTGATCGAGCAGCAACTGAAGTGGCTGACTTTTTAGATTCATTTTATGCTGCTGACTTAACATAAGTTTCGGCAGACTTGTAGATTTTTGCGTGGTGATCAATCACGCCACACGAATAGGATAAATTTTATGA is a window of Shewanella donghaensis DNA encoding:
- a CDS encoding single-stranded DNA-binding protein, yielding MASRGVNKVILVGNLGKDPEVRYMPNGNAVANFTVATSETWKDQQGQQQERTEWHNIVMYRRLAEVAGEYLKKGSKVYLEGKLQTSKWQDQTTGQDRYKTEINAMEMQMLDSRGQGGGQQGGMNQGYGNAPQQSAPQQNAPQQAQGGYGQQQQAQGGFQQPAQAQKPAYTPKPQAPAAQPAQQQGGFQQAPAQQPAQGGYQQAAPAQQQGGFQQPAPAQRPAPTPQAQNTTPDLGGDWDDDIPF
- a CDS encoding MFS transporter, translated to MANNGLSGIEKKVAFSLASVFGLRMMGLFMIMPVFALYGQHLEGFSPLWVGIAIGAYGLTQAVLQIPMGMLSDKYGRKPIILAGLVVFAIGSIVAAMSDHIYGVVLGRAIQGMGAIAAAVLALAADLTRDEQRTKVMAIIGMCIGFSFALSLLAGPIVAQYAGLEGLFFLTAILAVLGMIIVQVLVPNPVSQAPKGDTVATPTKLKRMLMDPQLFRLDAGIFILHLVLTAVFVALPLDLVDAGLVKEKHWMLYFPAFIGAFFLMVPLIIIGVKRNNTKTMFQISLMIMMVALAAMGMYADNLWVLTAAVVLFFTGFNYLEASLPSLIAKFCPVGDKGSAMGVYSTSQFLGAFCGGMLGGGAYQLVGAAGVFYVALGLMFIWLLLTIGMEKPVLLKSYTLEAKAKDRAHAKDMATQLSLLAGVAEAIVVIEEKAAYLKVDDQFDLSEARAVLGSVN
- the uvrA gene encoding excinuclease ABC subunit UvrA, whose amino-acid sequence is MDTIEIRGARTHNLKNFDLTIPRDKLIVITGLSGSGKSSLAFDTLYAEGQRRYVESLSAYARQFLSLMEKPDVDHIEGLSPAISIEQKSTSHNPRSTVGTITEIYDYLRLLFARVGEPRCPTHGQALTAQTVSQMVDKVLALPEGSRQMLLAPVIKARKGEHVKLLESLAAQGYVRARIDGEVCDLSDPPTLELHVKHTIEVVVDRFKVRDDLKQRLAESFETTLELSGGIAIIADMAGEADELMFSANFACPYCGYSMAELEPRIFSFNNPAGACQTCDGLGVQQYFDAERVITNGELSLAGGAIRGWDKRNFYYFQMLTSLAEHYKFNVETPFEQLTDKVKKIVLTGSGKQSIAFKYINDRGDVVIRNHPFEGILNNMDRRYRETESNSVRDELSKFINTQSCKSCGGSRLREEARNVFIGELNLPQLTHWSIGEAMDYFKEITFEGQKAQIAEKILKEVGDRLGFLVNVGLNYLSLDRSADTLSGGEAQRIRLASQIGAGLVGVMYVLDEPSIGLHQRDNERLLQTLIHLRDLGNTVIVVEHDEDAIRMADHVIDIGPGAGVHGGEIICSGDLQSILDCEESITGQYISGKKQIHISDKRTPIDPKKVIELCGASGNNLKDVDLTIPIGLFTCVTGVSGSGKSTLINDTFYKIAHRMLNGATIDEPAAHKSITGMELCDKVVDIDQSPIGRTPRSNPATYTGIFTPIRELFAATQESRSRGYLPGRFSFNVKGGRCEACQGDGLIKVEMHFLPDVYVPCDSCKGKRYNRETLDVKYKGKNIHEVLQMTIEEARVFFDPIPAIARKLQTLVDVGLAYICLGQSATTLSGGEAQRVKLAKELSKRDTGKTLYILDEPTTGLHFADIQLLLEVLHRLKAKGNTIVVIEHNLDVIKTADWVVDLGPEGGSGGGTILATGTPEEVAKHKTSHTARFLKPLLAKKAAQKKAAKKK
- a CDS encoding glycosyltransferase family 9 protein, encoding MKKILYIRHDKIGDFTTKWPALSMLKQALPDATIDVFVAPVVKSFALACPHVDNVIIDTGDDDAIAAEIKAQNYDAAIVSLSQYRVYKLLKNANIPYKLVPTLNWYQYLYKHRTNAQYQKGISVWKSGCNVIEHFLKHHGYDIPKVQRPFWNVIDKKQLWQQYYNQQGQEKLIFAHPGTGGSSGGLPIGKFSQMLADIVTKTAHDCRVVITYSGDEKIIAQEMHTLLVDKGINVDMAKPLSSLSEFAESLVAADMFIAGSTGPLHLAGLHNVPTVGFYAGRRSAPHIRWQSLSADDRRLAYTPPVGKRTGRNMSLIDFDRAATEVADFLDSFYAADLT